One genomic segment of Brevibacillus laterosporus LMG 15441 includes these proteins:
- the ruvC gene encoding crossover junction endodeoxyribonuclease RuvC, with translation MRIVGIDPGIAIVGFGFIDKEGSSLKPVQYGSIQTEAHTPVPLRLRQVYDATIELLETYKPDEMGIEKLFFNRNVTTAFTVGQARGVIILAAEQKGIPVFEYTPMQIKQAVTGYGGAEKKQIQEMVRMLLKLKEVPKPDDVADALGVAITHAQSRTYYDKSEGAKK, from the coding sequence ATGCGGATAGTCGGAATTGACCCGGGGATTGCAATTGTCGGGTTTGGTTTTATCGATAAAGAAGGAAGTTCCTTAAAGCCTGTACAGTATGGTAGCATACAGACAGAAGCTCATACACCTGTGCCGTTACGACTGCGTCAAGTGTATGATGCTACCATTGAGCTTTTGGAAACATATAAGCCTGATGAAATGGGCATAGAAAAATTGTTTTTTAACCGAAATGTGACCACGGCTTTTACTGTAGGACAGGCTCGGGGTGTTATTATTTTGGCTGCGGAGCAAAAAGGTATCCCGGTTTTTGAATACACACCAATGCAAATCAAGCAGGCAGTGACTGGTTACGGTGGAGCTGAGAAAAAGCAAATTCAAGAAATGGTACGGATGTTATTGAAGTTAAAAGAAGTGCCAAAACCAGACGACGTAGCAGACGCATTAGGTGTAGCGATTACACATGCTCAAAGCCGCACGTATTATGATAAATCGGAAGGTGCAAAGAAATGA
- the ruvA gene encoding Holliday junction branch migration protein RuvA: MIDFVEGIVSYIDTEYVVVQAGGLGYRIFCPNPYYFVKDEGKSCRLFTHHHVREDAIHLYGFATRDERDLYRRLLDVNGIGPKGALAILAGATPDQIVSAVQQENVTYLTKFPGIGKKTAQRMILDLKDKLKGFTPSMLVTTAPESLLVKGNSDMAALEEAMQALMALGYSDNETQGIRPTLLESAKSGASVEQLIKQGLALFMRG; the protein is encoded by the coding sequence ATGATTGATTTTGTAGAAGGAATTGTCTCATATATAGATACGGAATACGTTGTGGTACAAGCAGGTGGGCTTGGTTACCGCATTTTTTGTCCTAATCCTTATTATTTTGTGAAAGATGAAGGGAAGTCTTGCCGATTATTTACGCATCACCATGTACGTGAAGATGCGATTCATTTATATGGATTTGCAACCAGAGATGAACGTGATTTATATCGCCGACTGCTTGATGTGAATGGCATCGGACCAAAAGGCGCATTAGCTATCTTGGCTGGGGCTACACCTGACCAAATTGTTTCTGCTGTTCAACAAGAGAATGTGACTTATTTAACAAAGTTTCCTGGGATTGGGAAGAAGACGGCCCAGCGCATGATCTTAGACTTGAAAGATAAGTTGAAGGGCTTTACACCGTCAATGCTGGTTACAACTGCACCAGAATCTTTATTGGTGAAGGGAAATTCCGATATGGCTGCTTTAGAGGAAGCTATGCAGGCGTTGATGGCTTTAGGCTATTCAGACAACGAAACACAAGGGATTCGTCCTACATTGCTGGAATCAGCTAAATCGGGGGCTAGTGTAGAACAATTGATTAAACAGGGGCTTGCGCTCTTTATGAGGGGATAA
- the ruvB gene encoding Holliday junction branch migration DNA helicase RuvB, with protein MDDNRIITTHMQWEEDANEFSLRPRFLSEYIGQKQVKENLKVFIEAAKMRKEALDHVLLYGPPGLGKTTLSQIIANELGVNLKTTSGPAIERPGDLAAILTNLQEGDVLFIDEIHRLNRSVEEVLYPAMEDFALDIIIGKGPSARNVRLDLPPFTLIGATTRAGLLSSPLRDRFGVVNRLEFYTIEELAFIVSRAADILQIGMQEGGALEIARRSRGTPRIANRLLKRVRDFAQVQGEGIITQEIAHEALVRLQVDACGLDHIDHKLLLAIIEKFAGGPVGLDTIAATIGEESQTIEDVCEPYLLQIGFIQRTPRGRIATPACYTHFQLPMPSES; from the coding sequence ATGGACGATAATCGGATTATTACCACCCATATGCAGTGGGAAGAAGATGCTAATGAATTTAGTTTGCGTCCTCGCTTCTTATCCGAATACATCGGGCAAAAGCAGGTAAAAGAGAATTTAAAGGTCTTTATCGAAGCTGCTAAAATGCGAAAAGAGGCGTTGGACCATGTATTATTATATGGACCTCCAGGTTTAGGAAAGACAACTTTATCCCAGATTATAGCTAATGAACTAGGTGTGAACCTAAAAACAACCTCTGGACCCGCGATTGAACGACCAGGTGATTTAGCTGCCATCCTTACGAATCTTCAAGAGGGGGATGTGCTGTTTATTGACGAGATACATAGACTAAATCGCAGTGTAGAAGAAGTCTTGTATCCAGCAATGGAGGATTTTGCTTTAGACATCATCATCGGAAAAGGGCCGAGTGCTCGCAATGTCCGACTTGACCTGCCGCCCTTTACCTTAATAGGGGCTACGACGCGTGCGGGCTTACTTTCGTCTCCGTTGCGTGATCGATTTGGGGTCGTTAATCGTTTGGAATTTTATACAATTGAAGAATTAGCTTTCATTGTGTCGCGTGCAGCAGACATCCTGCAAATTGGGATGCAAGAAGGTGGGGCTCTAGAAATTGCCAGGCGCTCCCGAGGGACACCGCGTATTGCCAATCGCTTATTAAAACGTGTCCGAGATTTCGCTCAGGTTCAGGGCGAAGGAATTATTACCCAAGAAATTGCCCATGAAGCTTTAGTCAGACTTCAGGTGGATGCTTGCGGACTTGATCATATTGATCATAAATTACTTCTTGCCATCATTGAAAAATTTGCAGGCGGACCAGTAGGACTAGATACGATTGCAGCTACCATTGGGGAAGAATCACAAACGATTGAAGATGTTTGTGAGCCTTATTTGCTACAAATTGGGTTCATTCAACGAACACCGCGTGGACGTATTGCGACACCAGCATGCTACACGCATTTTCAACTCCCAATGCCTTCTGAGTCTTAG
- the queA gene encoding tRNA preQ1(34) S-adenosylmethionine ribosyltransferase-isomerase QueA, whose amino-acid sequence MDVTLFDFDLPEELIAQHPLEDRTGSRLLVLDKQTGEVTHQQFTDLLTYLEAGDVLVVNDSRVLPARLIGLKSETGAKIEILLLKSLGDDRWETLARPGKRFKVGTEIEFGDGMLRCVCEEITPTGGRIVRFSYEGIFYEILDRLGSMPLPPYIHEQLDDRERYQTVYSKEVGSAAAPTAGLHFTQEYLDKLQQKGIKLAYVTLHVGLGTFRPVEADVIEEHVMHAEHYQLTQEMADLINGAKEAGKRVIAVGTTSCRTLETIAKEHGGKLVAQSGWTDIFMYPGYEFAIIDGLLTNFHLPKSTLVMLISALAGRENVLRAYQDAIARKYRFFSFGDAMLIK is encoded by the coding sequence GTGGATGTAACTTTATTTGATTTTGACCTGCCTGAAGAGTTGATTGCCCAGCATCCACTTGAGGATCGCACAGGGTCTCGCTTGCTTGTTCTTGATAAACAAACAGGTGAAGTAACTCATCAGCAGTTTACGGACTTACTTACGTATTTAGAAGCGGGGGACGTGCTGGTTGTTAATGACAGTCGCGTGTTGCCCGCCCGTTTGATTGGCTTAAAAAGCGAGACAGGGGCTAAAATTGAGATTCTGTTACTTAAGTCGCTTGGGGATGACCGTTGGGAAACCTTAGCACGTCCAGGGAAACGATTTAAAGTAGGAACTGAGATAGAGTTTGGTGATGGTATGCTTCGCTGTGTTTGCGAAGAGATTACACCAACAGGAGGGCGAATTGTTCGATTCTCCTACGAGGGAATTTTCTATGAGATTTTAGATCGATTAGGCTCAATGCCCCTACCGCCTTATATTCATGAACAACTAGATGATCGCGAACGCTATCAGACTGTTTACTCTAAGGAAGTAGGCTCTGCAGCGGCCCCGACAGCAGGTTTGCATTTTACACAAGAATATTTGGATAAGCTCCAGCAAAAAGGGATTAAACTAGCCTATGTTACTTTGCATGTGGGATTGGGAACCTTCCGTCCGGTGGAAGCAGATGTAATTGAAGAGCATGTTATGCATGCTGAGCATTATCAATTGACACAGGAAATGGCTGATCTGATCAATGGTGCAAAAGAGGCAGGTAAGCGTGTCATTGCTGTCGGCACTACATCTTGTAGAACGCTGGAGACTATTGCAAAAGAACATGGGGGCAAGCTAGTTGCTCAATCTGGCTGGACGGATATTTTTATGTATCCTGGCTATGAATTTGCGATTATTGACGGGCTTTTAACAAACTTCCATTTACCTAAATCAACGCTGGTCATGCTAATTAGTGCTTTGGCTGGACGTGAAAATGTTCTTCGTGCTTATCAGGATGCGATTGCCCGCAAATATCGTTTCTTTAGTTTTGGAGATGCGATGTTAATTAAATAA
- the tgt gene encoding tRNA guanosine(34) transglycosylase Tgt produces the protein MAVRYELIKTCKQTGARLGRVHTPHGTFETPAFMPVGTQATVKTMSPEEISGMGANIILSNTYHLFLRPGHQIVKEAGGLHKFMNWNGAILTDSGGFQVFSLSNLRKITEEGVSFRSHLNGEKLFIGPEEAMQIQNALGADIMMAFDECAPYPAEYDYVKKSMERTTRWAERCLRAHERKEDQALFGIVQGGMYQDLREQSARDLVQMDFPGYAIGGLSVGEPFPLMYEVLDYTVPLLPDNKPRYLMGVGSPDALIEGALRGIDMFDCVLPTRIARNGTCMTSQGRLVVRNAKFARDFTPLDPNCDCYTCKNYTRAYIRHLIKAEETFGIRLTTHHNLHFLIKLMEKVRQAIREDRLKDFRDQFFAQYGLGENRSF, from the coding sequence TTGGCAGTACGCTACGAATTAATTAAAACGTGCAAACAAACTGGCGCACGACTGGGACGAGTTCATACCCCGCATGGTACTTTTGAAACCCCAGCATTCATGCCGGTTGGGACTCAAGCCACAGTTAAAACCATGTCCCCTGAAGAAATCAGCGGGATGGGCGCTAACATTATTTTAAGTAATACGTACCATCTATTCTTGCGTCCGGGTCACCAGATCGTTAAAGAAGCAGGTGGCTTGCATAAATTTATGAACTGGAACGGAGCTATTTTAACAGATAGTGGTGGATTTCAGGTATTTAGTTTAAGCAATTTACGTAAGATTACAGAAGAGGGTGTATCTTTTCGCTCTCACTTAAATGGGGAAAAGCTGTTTATTGGACCTGAGGAAGCGATGCAGATTCAAAATGCACTTGGTGCCGATATTATGATGGCTTTTGATGAATGTGCCCCGTATCCAGCCGAGTACGATTATGTAAAAAAATCGATGGAGCGGACAACCCGTTGGGCAGAGCGTTGCTTACGCGCGCACGAGCGCAAGGAAGATCAAGCTTTATTCGGGATTGTACAAGGCGGTATGTATCAGGATTTACGGGAACAAAGTGCGCGTGACCTTGTACAGATGGACTTCCCGGGGTATGCCATCGGCGGACTTAGCGTAGGTGAGCCATTCCCGTTAATGTATGAAGTGCTAGATTACACAGTTCCATTGCTTCCGGATAACAAACCTCGTTATTTAATGGGTGTAGGTTCTCCAGATGCCCTCATAGAAGGGGCGCTTCGTGGAATTGATATGTTTGACTGTGTGTTGCCAACTCGTATAGCTCGAAATGGGACATGCATGACGAGCCAAGGAAGGTTAGTCGTACGCAATGCAAAGTTTGCGCGCGATTTTACTCCACTTGACCCTAATTGCGACTGCTACACGTGCAAGAATTATACGCGTGCTTACATTCGTCATTTGATCAAAGCTGAAGAGACCTTTGGCATTCGTTTAACTACGCATCACAATCTGCACTTCCTCATTAAATTGATGGAGAAAGTGCGCCAAGCGATCCGAGAAGATCGTTTGAAAGATTTCAGAGACCAGTTTTTTGCCCAATATGGATTGGGTGAAAATAGATCTTTCTAA
- the yajC gene encoding preprotein translocase subunit YajC, producing MQGLGGLLPIIIMFVIFYFLLIRPQQKRNKERNSMLAAMKKGDRVVTIGGLHGTIQDITDDTLILKVSHNVHMTFDRGAVNAVSVSSPTKEVAETKKEELEAPAEDTK from the coding sequence ATGCAAGGTTTAGGTGGATTGTTGCCGATTATTATTATGTTTGTGATCTTTTACTTTTTGTTGATTCGCCCTCAACAAAAACGTAATAAAGAACGCAATTCAATGTTGGCAGCTATGAAAAAAGGGGATCGCGTTGTAACAATTGGAGGACTGCATGGCACTATCCAAGACATTACTGACGATACACTTATTTTAAAGGTTTCTCACAATGTACACATGACGTTCGACCGCGGTGCAGTAAATGCTGTTTCAGTTTCTAGCCCTACTAAAGAAGTAGCGGAAACGAAAAAAGAGGAACTGGAAGCACCTGCTGAAGATACGAAATAA
- a CDS encoding TIGR04086 family membrane protein: MRSHSASVMTGLFLTLGLVLLGSIFAALLLSFTSVKESSLPYFSYVINICSLLIGGFVTGRKCGARGWYYGGLTGLGYFFLVLLIGFLGFNAPLNFSTLLYTLFAFLIAGIGGVFGVNTTNRRKY; the protein is encoded by the coding sequence ATGCGCAGTCATTCCGCCTCGGTGATGACGGGATTATTTCTAACGCTTGGACTTGTCTTGCTAGGTTCTATTTTTGCTGCATTACTTCTTTCCTTTACCAGTGTCAAGGAAAGCTCTCTACCTTACTTTAGCTATGTCATTAACATTTGCAGCTTGTTGATTGGCGGCTTTGTAACGGGGCGCAAATGCGGCGCACGCGGCTGGTATTATGGAGGTTTAACCGGTTTAGGCTATTTCTTTCTCGTCTTACTGATCGGTTTCCTAGGCTTTAATGCTCCGCTTAATTTTTCAACCCTATTGTACACTCTCTTTGCCTTTCTTATCGCAGGGATTGGCGGTGTTTTCGGTGTAAATACAACCAATCGGCGAAAATATTAG
- the corA gene encoding magnesium/cobalt transporter CorA: protein MIKTYFYNHSEQKMIHDVDLTTKDQWLKSPEDLLWIDLYDVGNQELHYIAKIFEFHPLAIEDCLHVSPRAKVDKYDDYYFFVFHALRYNEESDNEITTVELNVFLGPNYIVTIHKSPMNTIGRIAAQCHRSNSFLNRGPDYLLYAIVDGITDEYFPIMDRLSVRIDDLEDEIYEHQTEEITEEFLALKRTLILIRRVILPQKRIFANVNGRYSFDISEENVPFYVDLTDHLERIVDSTETFRDLVNGALDTYYTIITGRSNETVRILTIISTVILPLTFITGIFGMNTFEWMGDKAEPVMFVIAFGSMILLTSWMLYVFKKKKWL from the coding sequence ATGATAAAAACCTATTTTTATAATCATTCCGAACAGAAGATGATCCACGATGTAGATTTAACCACCAAGGATCAATGGCTGAAATCTCCTGAGGATTTATTATGGATTGATCTGTATGATGTAGGTAATCAGGAACTGCATTACATTGCGAAAATTTTTGAGTTTCACCCATTGGCCATTGAGGACTGTTTGCACGTCAGCCCGCGTGCAAAAGTGGATAAATATGATGACTACTATTTCTTCGTTTTTCACGCGCTGCGTTATAATGAGGAAAGCGATAACGAGATTACTACAGTAGAGCTTAATGTTTTCCTTGGTCCGAACTACATTGTTACTATTCATAAATCACCAATGAATACGATTGGGCGCATTGCAGCTCAATGTCATCGCAGTAATTCCTTCTTAAATCGTGGTCCGGATTATTTGTTGTATGCCATTGTTGACGGGATTACCGATGAGTACTTTCCAATTATGGATCGCTTAAGTGTCCGTATTGATGATTTAGAGGATGAGATCTACGAGCATCAAACTGAAGAAATTACAGAGGAATTCTTAGCGTTAAAGCGTACTTTGATTTTAATACGCCGCGTGATTTTGCCACAAAAGCGGATTTTTGCCAATGTGAACGGTCGCTATTCGTTTGATATCTCAGAGGAAAATGTTCCTTTCTATGTGGACTTAACGGATCACTTGGAGCGAATCGTAGACTCAACAGAAACATTTCGGGATTTAGTAAACGGTGCACTAGATACTTATTACACGATTATTACGGGCAGAAGTAATGAAACAGTACGTATCCTGACTATTATCTCTACTGTTATTCTGCCACTAACCTTTATCACAGGGATCTTTGGAATGAACACCTTTGAATGGATGGGGGATAAAGCAGAGCCTGTCATGTTTGTCATCGCATTCGGTTCAATGATTTTATTGACATCGTGGATGCTCTATGTCTTTAAAAAGAAAAAATGGCTATAA
- a CDS encoding DUF421 domain-containing protein, which translates to MELLTILMRTLFSYFFLLLIMRLMGKRELGQMSLFDVVISIMLAEMAVLAIDQVEKPLLHMFSPMILIMLLEIGMAYLFMKSKKIRNFVNGEADVLIANGEIREEALKKNRLNLDDLLIHLRQENVKNLADVEFAILETTGKVSVFTKPEKSPVTLQDLGLQEKKPKKSLTGVTVSFPIPLIMDGEVQTDAVEKIGKNIFWLKQELKKQGYRHTNEIMFCSIDEQGKLFVNKTQYPRK; encoded by the coding sequence GTGGAGCTACTAACCATACTTATGCGTACCCTCTTTAGTTATTTTTTCCTCCTACTCATCATGAGGCTGATGGGCAAAAGAGAACTGGGTCAAATGTCTTTGTTTGATGTAGTCATTTCGATCATGCTTGCAGAAATGGCGGTGCTTGCCATTGATCAGGTGGAGAAACCACTTCTGCACATGTTTTCGCCCATGATCCTTATCATGCTGTTGGAAATAGGAATGGCCTATTTGTTTATGAAAAGTAAAAAGATCAGGAACTTCGTTAACGGAGAAGCAGATGTTTTGATTGCAAATGGTGAGATAAGGGAAGAAGCGTTGAAAAAAAATCGACTTAACCTAGATGACCTATTGATTCACCTACGACAAGAAAATGTAAAAAACCTAGCTGATGTTGAATTTGCTATATTGGAAACGACAGGCAAAGTCAGCGTATTTACGAAACCGGAAAAATCACCTGTTACCCTGCAAGATTTAGGTTTACAAGAAAAGAAGCCTAAAAAATCCTTAACAGGTGTTACTGTGAGTTTTCCCATTCCCTTAATTATGGATGGGGAAGTACAGACGGATGCTGTAGAAAAAATCGGTAAAAATATATTTTGGCTTAAGCAGGAATTAAAAAAACAAGGTTATCGTCATACGAACGAGATTATGTTTTGTAGCATTGATGAGCAAGGGAAGCTGTTTGTAAATAAAACACAATACCCCCGCAAATAA
- the spoVB gene encoding stage V sporulation protein B — protein MKKSFFYGTMVLIVAGAITKVFGFAHRIILSRLIGSEGMGLYQMIVPLLYFLITITTFGLPVAIAKQVAEAEAAKDRQQTRRFLYLALAITTGLSTLVSLLLAVGARFFTELFFTDSRTHLLLLTALPILPIASVSAVLRGYFQGKQNMVPTALSQLIEQIVRILIVIGMTLTLAPYGIFIATIGAVCSILLGELAGLLYMIWNYKKNKRELGDLFKRPGSRRELFQKSSPAIMQLLHVSLPVTMSRVVGSIAYVMEPMLVPYALILAGYKTIQATSLYGQFSGMAVPLLLFPTFLTYSLSISMVPAVAEAAFEKNSRMVHRRIYQAMRITLVIGAPCAVLLYVFAEPLCQLLYKQAEVGLLLKQLAPFSVFLFFQAPLAAALQGLDQAHVVFRNTLIGTIVKIASMFILTSRPEFGINGAIIALNLNITLVTMLHFASLVKGIGFTIQVGEFVKIGFAMLAIGYCSTYMSEHWFKDTSLLHMLTICSSASMLLYLVLLVSMKVLGKQDVARIPWIGQQLSMFFPRR, from the coding sequence ATGAAAAAATCCTTTTTTTACGGTACCATGGTACTCATTGTAGCAGGCGCCATTACTAAGGTTTTTGGTTTCGCCCATCGTATTATTCTTTCCCGCTTAATTGGTTCAGAAGGTATGGGACTGTACCAAATGATCGTCCCACTTCTCTACTTTCTGATTACCATTACTACATTTGGTTTGCCTGTTGCCATCGCTAAACAGGTTGCAGAAGCGGAAGCAGCCAAAGATCGCCAGCAAACAAGAAGATTCCTCTATTTGGCCCTAGCTATTACAACTGGACTGAGTACCCTAGTCTCCTTATTGTTAGCTGTTGGTGCTCGTTTTTTTACGGAATTGTTCTTTACGGACTCCCGCACCCATCTGTTATTGCTGACAGCTTTACCTATTCTACCAATCGCTAGTGTCTCGGCTGTCTTGCGCGGTTATTTTCAGGGAAAACAAAATATGGTGCCTACAGCCCTCTCTCAATTGATTGAGCAAATAGTCCGTATTTTGATAGTAATAGGTATGACCTTGACACTCGCCCCCTACGGAATTTTCATTGCTACCATTGGTGCAGTCTGTAGCATTTTATTAGGTGAGCTAGCCGGCCTATTATACATGATATGGAATTATAAAAAGAACAAACGCGAACTAGGCGATCTGTTTAAACGACCCGGCTCACGTCGGGAATTGTTTCAAAAAAGCTCCCCGGCTATCATGCAGCTCTTACATGTATCGCTGCCTGTCACGATGAGCCGCGTAGTAGGTTCTATTGCTTATGTAATGGAACCAATGCTTGTCCCCTATGCGCTTATATTAGCAGGATATAAAACCATTCAGGCGACCTCCTTATATGGTCAATTTTCTGGAATGGCTGTCCCTCTGTTACTTTTCCCTACTTTTCTTACCTATTCGTTATCCATTTCAATGGTTCCTGCTGTTGCAGAAGCCGCTTTTGAGAAGAACAGCAGGATGGTTCATCGCCGCATTTATCAAGCCATGCGTATTACGCTGGTCATCGGGGCTCCCTGTGCTGTTTTATTATATGTATTTGCAGAGCCTCTCTGTCAACTATTATACAAGCAGGCTGAGGTCGGCCTATTATTAAAGCAATTGGCACCATTCTCTGTATTTTTGTTTTTCCAGGCTCCATTAGCCGCTGCTCTACAGGGTTTGGATCAAGCACATGTTGTATTCCGTAACACCCTGATTGGCACAATCGTCAAGATCGCATCCATGTTTATACTGACATCTCGCCCTGAATTTGGAATTAACGGGGCGATCATTGCGCTGAATTTAAACATTACGTTGGTAACAATGCTCCATTTTGCTAGCCTCGTCAAAGGGATTGGGTTTACTATTCAGGTTGGCGAATTTGTAAAAATTGGTTTTGCTATGCTGGCTATCGGCTATTGTAGCACGTATATGTCTGAACACTGGTTCAAAGATACTAGCTTACTCCATATGCTAACAATATGCTCTTCTGCTTCTATGCTTCTCTACTTAGTATTACTTGTTAGTATGAAGGTACTGGGAAAACAGGATGTAGCCCGCATTCCTTGGATTGGTCAGCAATTGAGCATGTTTTTCCCCCGCAGATGA
- a CDS encoding post-transcriptional regulator → MENKENMMSFIEVDKYQEMLVLCKSKAEEFLILGYDNITPEEIWECVISAYKGEERPTLHRLVNDILSLKISKYMNYVMINMYKNNGVI, encoded by the coding sequence ATGGAGAATAAAGAGAATATGATGAGCTTTATCGAGGTTGACAAATATCAGGAAATGTTAGTTTTATGCAAAAGTAAGGCAGAGGAATTTTTGATTTTAGGTTACGATAACATTACTCCTGAAGAGATATGGGAGTGTGTGATATCAGCCTATAAAGGAGAAGAACGCCCCACTCTACATCGTCTTGTTAACGATATCCTCTCCTTAAAAATTAGCAAATATATGAACTATGTGATGATTAATATGTATAAAAATAACGGCGTAATTTGA
- the secD gene encoding protein translocase subunit SecD, whose amino-acid sequence MIKWSRFVLFLLVIGLLGTLMATTTTKVAGNIVLGLDLRGGFEILYEVEPLDAKHKTNTELLAATAQMIEKRVNIGGVSEPEVTIENPNRVRVKLAGVTDPEKLRTLIGKPAVLTFRDMTGEVVMRGTDLAPGGAAIGYGELNEPLVTLKFADAEKFAEVTRKNLGKPVAIFLDENLLTNPTIQSVITGGSAQITGKYTKDEARELAETLNAGSLPAKLIEKQVTAVGASLGDLALKKTIYAGYIGGALIFLFMLFVYRVPGIIANITLTAFIYVCLVVLQWMHATLTLPGIAGFILAVGMAVDANIITYERIREEIMTGKTILSSFRAGERRSLITIIDSHVTTLIACVVLFYFGTSSIQGFAIILAMTLIVSLITNVFGSRFLLWLLLRSNAFKKPRWFGVKESEIGEL is encoded by the coding sequence ATGATAAAGTGGAGTAGATTTGTTCTCTTCCTACTGGTGATCGGACTCTTAGGTACGCTCATGGCCACTACTACCACAAAAGTAGCGGGCAATATCGTACTTGGTCTTGACTTAAGAGGCGGATTTGAGATTTTGTATGAAGTAGAACCACTTGATGCAAAGCACAAAACAAACACTGAACTACTTGCAGCAACAGCTCAGATGATTGAGAAACGTGTTAATATCGGGGGAGTTTCTGAGCCAGAGGTAACCATTGAAAATCCTAACCGCGTACGCGTTAAATTGGCAGGGGTTACTGATCCTGAGAAGCTGCGTACGTTGATCGGGAAACCAGCCGTATTGACGTTCCGTGACATGACAGGTGAAGTCGTTATGCGTGGAACAGACCTAGCGCCTGGTGGAGCTGCTATTGGTTATGGTGAGCTAAATGAGCCACTTGTTACTCTGAAGTTTGCCGATGCAGAAAAGTTTGCAGAAGTAACACGTAAAAATTTAGGAAAACCAGTTGCTATCTTTTTAGATGAAAACTTGTTAACAAATCCTACGATTCAAAGTGTTATTACAGGTGGTAGCGCACAAATAACAGGTAAATACACAAAAGATGAGGCACGTGAATTAGCAGAAACGTTAAATGCAGGTTCATTGCCAGCTAAATTAATTGAAAAGCAAGTAACGGCAGTAGGAGCAAGCCTTGGTGATCTTGCTTTGAAAAAGACTATTTATGCAGGGTATATCGGCGGAGCACTAATTTTCCTCTTTATGCTTTTTGTATACCGTGTTCCTGGTATAATTGCAAATATCACGTTAACAGCGTTTATTTATGTATGTTTAGTAGTGTTGCAATGGATGCATGCTACGCTTACGCTACCGGGTATTGCCGGCTTTATTTTGGCTGTAGGTATGGCGGTAGATGCTAACATTATTACCTATGAACGTATTCGAGAAGAAATCATGACAGGTAAGACCATTCTGTCTTCTTTCCGTGCGGGTGAACGTCGCTCGTTGATTACAATCATTGATTCACATGTTACTACTTTGATTGCGTGCGTCGTGCTCTTCTACTTTGGGACGAGCTCCATTCAAGGTTTCGCGATTATCCTAGCAATGACTCTTATTGTCAGCTTGATTACCAACGTGTTTGGCTCTCGCTTTTTGCTATGGTTGCTTCTTCGTTCCAATGCGTTTAAGAAGCCGCGCTGGTTTGGTGTAAAGGAGAGTGAAATCGGTGAACTCTAA